In a genomic window of Streptococcus oralis subsp. tigurinus:
- a CDS encoding flippase encodes MRVLKNYLYNLSYQLLVIVLPVITTPYITRVFSSDDLGSYGYYNSIVTYFILLATLGVANYGTKEISGHRKEVEKTFWGIYSLQVLSTCLAVTLYIIVCLLVPSMNNPIAYILGFSLLSRGFDISWLFQGLEDFKKITARNTMVKLLGVVSIFLFVKKPSDLYLYIILLVAYDLLGQLSMWLPAREHIRKPHLDIAYAKEHIKPVILLFLPQIAISLYITLDRTMLGALSSTKDVGIYDQALKLLNILLTLVTSLGSVMLPRVSNLLSSGNQKAVNKLHEMSFLVYNLVIFPMIAGILIVNKDFVNFFLGQDFQDAHYAIAIMVFRMFFIGWTNIMGIQILIPHNRNREFMLSTTIPAVFSVGLNLLLIPPLGYIGASIVSVATEGLVWLIQLYFTRSYLKEIKILPSMLKIFLAALLMYSALYSVQAFIHFSSVVNVLIYAVLGFLVYGGLVLVLRILDFQELKSVLKK; translated from the coding sequence GTGAGAGTTTTAAAAAATTACTTGTACAATCTGTCCTATCAGCTACTCGTTATCGTCCTACCAGTGATTACAACTCCCTATATTACTCGGGTTTTCTCCTCGGATGATTTGGGGTCTTACGGATACTATAATTCTATCGTGACATATTTTATCCTACTGGCGACGCTGGGAGTAGCCAATTATGGGACAAAGGAAATTTCCGGCCATCGTAAGGAAGTCGAAAAGACCTTCTGGGGTATTTACAGTTTACAAGTCCTTTCAACCTGTTTAGCGGTTACGCTTTATATCATTGTCTGCTTACTTGTGCCGTCGATGAACAATCCAATCGCCTATATACTTGGATTTAGTTTGCTGTCCCGTGGTTTTGATATTTCATGGCTTTTTCAAGGGTTAGAAGATTTCAAAAAAATTACAGCCCGTAACACAATGGTCAAACTCCTAGGTGTTGTTTCGATTTTCCTATTTGTCAAGAAACCGTCCGATTTGTACTTGTATATCATTCTCTTGGTTGCCTATGATCTACTAGGTCAATTGAGTATGTGGCTTCCTGCTCGGGAACACATTCGCAAGCCGCATCTGGATATAGCCTATGCCAAAGAGCATATCAAACCAGTTATTCTTTTGTTTCTACCACAGATTGCTATTTCGCTCTACATCACGCTAGATCGTACTATGTTAGGTGCCTTGTCTTCGACCAAGGATGTGGGAATCTATGATCAAGCTTTGAAATTATTGAATATTTTATTGACCTTGGTAACGTCGCTTGGTAGTGTTATGTTGCCTCGGGTCTCCAACCTCCTATCATCAGGCAATCAAAAGGCGGTTAACAAGCTACATGAAATGTCATTTCTGGTTTATAACTTGGTTATCTTCCCGATGATTGCGGGGATTTTGATTGTTAATAAAGATTTTGTCAATTTTTTCCTAGGGCAAGACTTCCAAGACGCTCACTATGCGATTGCCATCATGGTCTTTAGAATGTTCTTTATTGGCTGGACCAACATAATGGGAATCCAAATTCTGATACCTCATAATCGCAATCGTGAATTTATGCTATCAACAACTATTCCAGCTGTTTTTAGTGTTGGCTTGAATCTCCTCTTGATCCCACCTTTGGGCTATATTGGGGCGTCAATCGTATCTGTTGCGACAGAAGGTTTAGTCTGGCTGATCCAACTCTACTTTACACGTTCGTATCTCAAAGAGATCAAGATTCTACCGTCCATGTTAAAAATATTTTTAGCAGCACTCCTGATGTACAGCGCCTTGTATTCTGTACAAGCTTTCATCCACTTCTCATCTGTTGTGAATGTCTTGATCTATGCTGTGCTTGGCTTCCTAGTCTACGGTGGCTTGGTTTTGGTCTTACGAATTTTGGATTTTCAAGAACTAAAAAGTGTTTTAAAGAAATAA
- the rfbB gene encoding dTDP-glucose 4,6-dehydratase, giving the protein MTEYKNIIVTGGAGFIGSNFVHYVYNNFPDVHVTVLDKLTYAGNRANIEEIIGDRVELVVGDIADAALVDKLAAQADAIVHYAAESHNDNSLNDPSPFIHTNFIGTYTLLEAARKYDLRFHHVSTDEVYGDLPLREDLPGHGEGPGEKFTAETKYNPSSPYSSTKAASDLIVKAWVRSFGVKATISNCSNNYGPYQHIEKFIPRQITNILSGIKPKLYGEGKNVRDWIHTNDHSSGVWTILTKGQIGETYLIGADGEKNNKEVLELILKEMGQPADAYDHVTDRAGHDLRYAIDASKLRDELGWKPEFTNFEAGLKETIKWYTDNQDWWKSEKEAVEANYAKTQQVIK; this is encoded by the coding sequence ATGACTGAATACAAAAATATCATCGTGACAGGTGGGGCTGGTTTTATCGGTTCTAACTTTGTTCACTATGTTTACAATAACTTTCCAGATGTTCATGTGACAGTGCTGGACAAGCTGACTTATGCGGGTAATCGTGCCAATATTGAAGAAATTATAGGTGATCGTGTTGAGTTGGTTGTTGGAGATATTGCAGATGCAGCCTTGGTAGATAAGTTAGCTGCTCAAGCAGATGCCATCGTTCACTATGCGGCAGAAAGCCACAATGACAACTCGCTTAATGATCCGAGTCCCTTTATCCATACCAACTTCATTGGGACCTACACTCTTTTGGAAGCAGCACGTAAATACGATCTTCGTTTCCACCATGTGTCAACTGACGAAGTCTATGGTGACCTACCTCTGCGAGAAGATTTGCCAGGTCATGGAGAAGGTCCAGGTGAGAAATTTACGGCTGAAACCAAGTACAATCCAAGCTCGCCTTACTCATCAACCAAGGCAGCTTCAGACTTGATTGTCAAAGCTTGGGTGCGCTCATTTGGTGTCAAAGCGACTATTTCCAACTGTTCAAACAACTATGGTCCATACCAGCATATCGAGAAGTTCATTCCGCGCCAAATTACCAATATCCTGAGTGGTATCAAGCCAAAACTCTATGGTGAAGGTAAGAATGTCCGTGACTGGATTCACACCAATGACCATTCATCAGGTGTTTGGACGATTCTGACCAAAGGTCAAATTGGTGAAACTTACTTGATTGGTGCGGATGGTGAAAAGAACAATAAGGAAGTCCTGGAACTCATCCTCAAGGAAATGGGACAGCCAGCTGATGCTTATGATCATGTGACAGACCGTGCGGGTCACGACCTTCGCTATGCTATCGATGCTAGCAAGCTCCGTGATGAACTAGGGTGGAAGCCAGAGTTTACCAATTTTGAAGCAGGTCTCAAAGAGACCATCAAGTGGTACACAGACAACCAAGACTGGTGGAAATCTGAAAAAGAAGCCGTCGAGGCTAACTATGCCAAGACGCAACAAGTGATTAAATAA
- a CDS encoding glycosyltransferase, with translation MENLIILDSELQKKNEEHYQSLHGGSRVVYTNYESPLIRRVRNFKYIGSALYHFLMWKMSYDYARKFIKYDVKKIICVNPLVGIFLGILNKSGKEITLAGFLFENKKNKIYYYLRKQLVKKSFQNIGNIIVYGSKEIHYYSELFPEFQEKFKFIHYGLDYDNQLTYQGSLPTKYIFSGGGSNRDYETLVKAVETSNLSMPCVIATQPWRVPTHGSNIQVLSDVVVETFGDVLAKSDFLVLSLKDIDLSAGHMVMLQAMSLGVPIIVNDIPSVRDYVNESLVTFYPSGDFEKLAQIIEDFDPSVDEVLQKVAKAKNLYFEQYTSIKLMERLLDF, from the coding sequence ATGGAAAATTTAATCATTTTAGACAGTGAGCTGCAAAAAAAGAATGAAGAGCATTATCAATCTCTTCATGGCGGGAGCCGAGTAGTTTATACCAACTATGAAAGTCCACTTATAAGAAGAGTACGTAATTTCAAATACATCGGTAGTGCTTTGTATCATTTTTTAATGTGGAAAATGTCCTATGATTATGCTCGGAAATTCATAAAATATGATGTCAAGAAAATTATTTGTGTAAATCCTCTTGTAGGTATCTTTTTAGGAATTTTAAATAAAAGTGGCAAGGAAATCACATTAGCAGGATTTTTGTTTGAGAATAAGAAAAATAAAATCTATTATTATTTACGAAAGCAACTTGTGAAAAAGTCTTTCCAGAATATCGGAAATATCATAGTCTATGGTTCAAAAGAAATTCATTATTATTCGGAACTCTTTCCAGAATTTCAGGAGAAATTTAAATTTATTCATTACGGCTTAGATTATGATAATCAACTAACTTATCAAGGTTCTTTACCAACTAAGTATATCTTTTCAGGTGGAGGTAGTAACCGAGATTATGAGACTTTAGTCAAGGCAGTGGAGACTTCAAACCTTTCAATGCCGTGTGTGATTGCAACTCAGCCATGGAGAGTTCCTACGCATGGTTCAAACATTCAAGTTTTATCTGATGTAGTAGTAGAAACCTTTGGAGATGTATTAGCTAAGTCTGATTTCCTTGTCCTATCGTTAAAAGATATTGATTTATCCGCTGGTCATATGGTTATGCTTCAAGCAATGTCTTTAGGAGTTCCTATCATTGTAAATGATATTCCTTCTGTTCGAGACTATGTTAATGAATCGCTAGTGACTTTCTATCCGTCAGGTGACTTTGAAAAACTAGCACAAATTATAGAAGATTTTGATCCTTCAGTTGATGAGGTGCTTCAAAAGGTTGCGAAGGCGAAGAACCTATATTTTGAGCAATATACGTCTATTAAATTGATGGAAAGACTGTTAGATTTTTAA
- a CDS encoding dTDP-4-dehydrorhamnose 3,5-epimerase family protein, with protein MTDNFFGKTLAVHKIDAIPGLLEFDIPVHGDNRGWFKENFQKEKMLPLGFPESFFAEGKLQNNVSFSRKNVLRGLHAEPWDKYISVADDGKVLGSWVDLREGETFGNVYQTEIDASKGIFVPRGVANGFQVLSDTVSYSYLVNDYWALELKPKYAFVNYADPALGIQWENLEAAEVSEADKHHPLLKDVKPLRKEDL; from the coding sequence ATGACAGATAATTTTTTCGGCAAAACACTTGCAGTGCACAAGATTGATGCAATTCCAGGTTTGTTAGAGTTCGATATTCCAGTTCATGGTGACAATCGTGGCTGGTTTAAGGAAAATTTCCAGAAAGAAAAGATGCTACCACTTGGCTTTCCTGAAAGCTTCTTTGCTGAAGGGAAACTGCAAAACAACGTCAGCTTTTCTCGTAAAAATGTTCTTCGAGGCCTCCATGCTGAGCCTTGGGACAAGTACATCTCGGTTGCAGACGATGGCAAGGTGCTAGGATCTTGGGTAGACCTGCGTGAAGGTGAGACTTTTGGAAATGTTTATCAGACCGAGATTGATGCAAGTAAGGGAATCTTTGTCCCTCGTGGCGTAGCCAATGGTTTCCAAGTCCTCTCGGATACAGTTTCTTATAGCTATCTAGTTAATGACTACTGGGCACTTGAGCTCAAGCCTAAATACGCCTTTGTTAACTATGCGGATCCAGCTTTGGGCATCCAGTGGGAAAATTTAGAAGCTGCAGAAGTCTCAGAAGCGGATAAACATCATCCACTGCTAAAGGATGTCAAACCACTAAGAAAAGAAGATTTGTAA
- the rfbA gene encoding glucose-1-phosphate thymidylyltransferase RfbA — MKGIILAGGSGTRLYPLTRAASKQLMPVYDKPMIYYPLSTLMLAGIKDILIISTPQDLLRFKDLLLDGSEFGIKLSYAEQPSPDGLAQAFLIGEEFIGDDSVALILGDNIYHGPGLSKMLQKAAKKEKGATVFGYQVKDPERFGVVEFDTDMNAISIEEKPDNPRSNYAVTGLYFYDNDVVEIAKQIKPSARGELEITDVNNAYLKRGDLSVEVMGRGFAWLDTGTHESLLEASQYIETVQRMQNLQVANLEEIAYRMGYISREDVLELAQPLKKNEYGQYLLRLIGEI, encoded by the coding sequence ATGAAAGGTATTATTCTTGCGGGTGGTTCAGGTACCCGATTGTACCCACTTACTCGGGCAGCGTCAAAACAGCTGATGCCGGTTTATGATAAACCCATGATTTACTATCCTTTGTCAACCCTGATGTTGGCTGGAATCAAGGACATTTTGATTATCTCAACACCACAGGATTTGCTCCGTTTTAAGGACCTGCTCTTGGATGGTTCCGAATTTGGGATCAAGCTTTCCTATGCGGAACAACCTAGTCCCGATGGACTTGCTCAGGCTTTTCTTATCGGTGAAGAATTTATCGGTGACGATAGTGTTGCCTTGATTCTAGGCGACAATATCTATCATGGACCTGGATTGAGCAAAATGCTTCAAAAGGCAGCCAAGAAAGAGAAGGGTGCGACTGTTTTTGGCTACCAAGTGAAGGATCCAGAGCGTTTTGGTGTGGTCGAGTTTGATACAGACATGAATGCTATTTCCATAGAAGAAAAACCGGACAATCCTCGATCCAACTATGCAGTGACAGGTCTTTATTTCTATGATAATGATGTTGTGGAGATTGCCAAACAGATCAAACCAAGCGCACGTGGTGAGTTGGAAATCACAGATGTTAACAATGCTTATTTGAAGCGTGGGGATTTGTCTGTTGAGGTTATGGGGCGTGGTTTTGCCTGGTTGGATACAGGGACGCATGAGAGTCTGTTAGAGGCTTCTCAATATATCGAAACGGTTCAACGAATGCAAAATCTCCAGGTTGCCAACCTGGAAGAAATTGCCTATCGAATGGGTTATATCAGCCGTGAAGATGTACTGGAATTGGCGCAACCTCTTAAGAAGAATGAATACGGGCAATACTTGCTCCGTTTGATTGGAGAAATCTAG
- the wefF gene encoding receptor polysaccharide phosphotransferase WefF codes for MVEKIDFVVAWVDGNDPVWRKKKAQYDGTINTSKEGMNSDKAYREWGTFKYWFRGVEKFAPWVNKVYLVTDNQKPSWLELNSDKLVLVDHTEIICNDYLPVFSANPIESNIHRIPGLSECFVFFNDDVYLTAPVEPTDFFSDDGLPKYVTALAPITTERYGTGHFQMNDMGIITTHFTREEILKNGKFFSIKQGVKGIAKSLLYRHSKFICGFWENHLTHPLLKSTMELVWEKEKDVLEKTSASRFRSPSDTNVWLFKYWQIASGQYAIGNPKLGGLFSLDNAGPDFWKLLNSRKYKVMCINDGFNVQNENQVMDDFIKAMNQLFPDKSSFEI; via the coding sequence ATGGTAGAAAAAATTGATTTTGTTGTCGCATGGGTTGATGGGAATGATCCGGTTTGGAGAAAAAAGAAAGCACAGTACGATGGAACAATTAATACCTCTAAGGAAGGCATGAATTCGGATAAGGCTTATCGTGAATGGGGAACCTTTAAATACTGGTTTAGAGGGGTAGAAAAGTTTGCCCCTTGGGTCAATAAGGTCTATCTTGTGACTGACAATCAAAAGCCAAGTTGGTTAGAGTTAAATAGCGATAAATTGGTCTTGGTAGATCATACAGAGATTATCTGCAATGACTACCTACCAGTTTTTTCTGCCAATCCTATCGAAAGCAATATTCATCGGATTCCAGGTCTTTCTGAGTGCTTTGTGTTCTTTAACGATGATGTTTATCTCACAGCTCCAGTTGAACCGACAGATTTCTTTTCAGATGATGGTTTACCAAAGTATGTTACGGCTTTAGCTCCTATTACAACGGAGAGATATGGCACTGGCCATTTCCAAATGAATGATATGGGAATTATAACAACACATTTTACTCGTGAGGAAATTTTAAAGAATGGCAAATTCTTCTCAATTAAACAAGGTGTTAAAGGTATTGCTAAATCTTTGTTGTATAGACACAGCAAATTTATTTGTGGTTTTTGGGAGAATCATTTAACGCATCCACTCTTAAAGTCAACAATGGAATTGGTATGGGAAAAGGAAAAAGATGTCTTAGAAAAAACATCTGCTAGTCGCTTTAGAAGTCCATCTGATACCAATGTTTGGCTCTTTAAGTATTGGCAGATTGCTAGTGGTCAATATGCAATTGGAAATCCTAAGTTAGGCGGTCTCTTTTCATTAGATAATGCTGGACCAGATTTTTGGAAACTTCTAAATTCTAGGAAATATAAGGTTATGTGTATTAATGATGGTTTTAATGTCCAAAATGAAAATCAGGTGATGGATGACTTTATTAAAGCTATGAATCAACTTTTCCCAGATAAAAGTTCATTTGAGATTTAA
- a CDS encoding glycosyltransferase family 2 protein, producing MISVIVPIYNVEDYLHYAMESLVNQTYKDFEVILVDDGSTDDSGKLCDQYASEYDWVSAYHKENGGLSDTRNYGVAKAKGEWIVFLDPDDYFEPCALELLVELQKRTGARIVAGKGKDTYEHDSYQNYQINEEMLAKATLLSSEETLIEMLYGTIATVSAWAKLFPRDIVEKYPYPKGKIYEDLYVISDYLKEVESVCVIDLGIYHYYRRPNSITLSNFNSKHYDFYDSMDHLAEVVQKDYSANTELDDAIIARLFIGSLHIFILISDSSKEEIVRIQRRIRPYLRRILKNKRINLKNKAIYLMLSLVPGLYYQFKKLKKPQ from the coding sequence ATGATTTCAGTAATTGTACCTATTTATAATGTAGAGGACTACCTTCATTATGCCATGGAAAGCTTGGTCAATCAAACCTATAAAGATTTTGAAGTTATCTTAGTTGATGATGGTTCCACGGATGATTCTGGGAAACTATGCGATCAATATGCAAGTGAGTATGATTGGGTATCGGCCTATCATAAAGAAAATGGTGGCTTGTCTGATACTAGAAACTATGGTGTCGCAAAAGCTAAAGGGGAATGGATTGTTTTCCTAGATCCAGATGATTATTTTGAGCCTTGTGCACTTGAACTTTTGGTGGAACTTCAAAAACGTACAGGTGCTCGTATTGTCGCAGGAAAAGGTAAGGATACTTACGAACATGATTCCTACCAAAACTACCAAATAAATGAAGAAATGCTAGCGAAAGCTACCCTTCTTTCTTCTGAAGAAACTTTAATAGAGATGCTTTATGGTACAATTGCCACTGTCTCTGCTTGGGCTAAACTCTTTCCCAGAGATATCGTAGAAAAATACCCCTATCCAAAAGGGAAAATCTATGAAGACTTATATGTTATCAGTGACTACTTGAAAGAAGTGGAATCAGTTTGTGTGATTGATTTAGGTATCTATCATTATTATCGTAGACCAAACAGTATTACCTTATCAAACTTCAATAGTAAGCACTATGATTTTTATGATTCTATGGATCATTTGGCAGAAGTTGTCCAGAAGGACTATTCTGCCAATACAGAACTTGATGATGCTATCATCGCCCGTTTGTTCATCGGTAGTCTCCACATTTTCATCTTAATCTCAGATTCTTCCAAAGAGGAAATCGTTCGCATTCAAAGAAGGATTCGTCCTTATCTAAGAAGAATCTTGAAAAATAAGCGGATTAACTTGAAAAACAAGGCGATTTATCTTATGTTATCATTGGTTCCAGGTCTGTATTATCAATTTAAAAAATTAAAAAAGCCTCAATGA
- the glf gene encoding UDP-galactopyranose mutase, with protein MYDYLIVGAGLSGAIFAYEANKRGKKVKVIDKREHIGGNIYCQSVEGINVHKYGAHIFHTSNKKVWDYVNQFAEFNNYINSPIANYQGHLYNLPFNMNTFYALWGTKTPQEVKDKIAEQTIHMQDVEPKNLEEQAIKLIGTDVYEKLIKGYTEKQWGRSATELPPFIIKRLPVRLTYDNNYFNDRYQGIPIGGYNVIIEKLLEGIEVELNTDFFADRENLEASATKLVFTGMIDQFFDYQFGELEYRSLRFEHEILDQENFQGNAVVNYTERDIPYTRIIEHKHFEFGTQAKTVITREYPADWKRGDEPYYPINDAKNNAIYEQYLAEAKKNGRVIFCGRLADYKYYDMHVTVERALDVVEEELGSI; from the coding sequence ATGTACGATTATTTGATTGTCGGTGCTGGCTTGTCAGGTGCGATCTTTGCCTACGAAGCTAACAAACGCGGCAAGAAGGTAAAGGTGATTGATAAACGAGAACACATTGGTGGGAATATCTATTGCCAATCTGTTGAAGGAATCAATGTCCACAAGTATGGGGCTCACATCTTCCATACATCCAATAAAAAGGTCTGGGATTATGTCAATCAGTTTGCGGAGTTTAACAATTACATCAATTCTCCTATTGCCAACTATCAAGGACACCTTTACAATCTGCCTTTCAATATGAACACTTTCTATGCTTTGTGGGGGACAAAGACACCCCAAGAAGTCAAGGACAAGATTGCTGAGCAGACGATACACATGCAAGATGTTGAGCCTAAAAACTTAGAGGAACAAGCCATTAAGTTGATTGGTACGGATGTCTACGAAAAGCTAATCAAGGGCTACACCGAAAAGCAATGGGGGCGTTCTGCTACTGAACTACCACCCTTTATCATTAAGCGTTTACCAGTTCGATTGACCTATGACAACAATTATTTCAACGACCGCTACCAAGGGATTCCAATTGGTGGTTACAATGTCATCATCGAAAAGTTGTTGGAAGGAATCGAAGTGGAGCTTAATACAGATTTCTTTGCTGATCGTGAGAACTTGGAGGCTTCAGCAACTAAGCTTGTCTTCACAGGGATGATTGACCAGTTCTTTGACTATCAGTTTGGTGAACTAGAGTATCGCAGTCTCCGTTTTGAGCATGAGATTTTGGATCAGGAAAATTTTCAAGGAAATGCTGTGGTCAACTATACTGAGCGTGACATTCCCTATACGCGAATCATCGAACACAAACATTTTGAGTTTGGGACTCAAGCCAAGACCGTTATTACTCGTGAATATCCAGCAGATTGGAAAAGAGGAGATGAACCTTACTATCCAATCAATGATGCCAAAAACAATGCCATCTATGAACAGTATCTAGCAGAAGCCAAGAAAAATGGCCGCGTTATCTTCTGTGGTCGCTTGGCAGATTATAAATACTATGATATGCATGTGACTGTTGAACGTGCATTGGATGTGGTAGAAGAAGAACTAGGGAGCATCTAA
- a CDS encoding galactofuranosyltransferase: MKYYLKDSFLHNAHEKNAGSKARNDVEAILISEGYEGLELKVENWYKMNFFKAQQHKYRATKSVFDQLGAGDELVIQFPIIHHTFFISQLIKQAQKRGVKFYLLIHDIETLRHAAGSEVKFRHKVRNYFQEKKALMSVDGIIVHNDIMKNVLADQGFPSDKMVSLEIFDYLIPDFQEKSLPQKDQPIIVAGNLNPAKSGYLYNLPEQPAYNLYGVGYDESRALKNTSYFGSFMPDDLPAALEGSFGLVWDGDSSETCQGSYGNYLRFNNSHKASLYLASGFPLVVWKESALAHFVLDKQCGIAVDSLHDLQKSLDDLTDRDYMKLSANARQVGVALRNGDYLKSAISKLK, translated from the coding sequence GTGAAATATTATCTGAAAGATTCATTTCTGCATAATGCACACGAAAAGAATGCAGGGAGTAAGGCACGAAATGACGTGGAAGCTATTCTAATCTCAGAGGGTTATGAGGGCTTGGAGCTCAAGGTTGAGAATTGGTATAAGATGAATTTCTTTAAAGCTCAACAACACAAATATCGTGCGACCAAGTCTGTGTTTGATCAGTTGGGAGCCGGAGATGAATTGGTGATTCAGTTCCCTATTATCCACCATACATTTTTCATCTCACAACTCATCAAGCAGGCGCAAAAAAGAGGAGTTAAATTCTATCTTTTGATCCATGATATTGAAACCTTGCGTCATGCAGCAGGTTCAGAAGTGAAATTTCGCCATAAAGTGAGAAATTACTTCCAGGAAAAGAAAGCTTTGATGTCAGTGGATGGGATTATCGTTCATAACGATATCATGAAAAATGTTTTAGCCGATCAAGGATTTCCGTCTGATAAAATGGTAAGTCTAGAGATTTTTGATTATTTGATTCCAGACTTCCAAGAAAAATCTCTTCCTCAAAAAGATCAACCTATCATAGTTGCTGGAAATTTGAACCCTGCAAAGTCAGGTTATCTTTATAACTTGCCAGAACAGCCAGCCTATAACTTGTACGGAGTGGGCTATGATGAAAGTCGTGCATTGAAAAACACTAGCTACTTTGGTTCCTTTATGCCAGATGACCTCCCAGCTGCTCTTGAAGGTAGTTTTGGTTTGGTCTGGGACGGAGACAGCTCAGAAACCTGTCAAGGTTCTTACGGAAACTACCTACGCTTTAACAACTCGCACAAGGCTTCTCTTTATTTGGCATCAGGTTTCCCACTAGTAGTGTGGAAGGAATCGGCTCTGGCCCACTTTGTACTGGACAAACAGTGTGGAATAGCAGTTGATTCTTTACATGACCTCCAAAAGTCACTAGACGATTTGACAGATCGAGATTACATGAAACTGTCAGCTAATGCTAGACAAGTAGGAGTAGCGCTTCGAAATGGTGATTATCTGAAATCGGCTATTTCTAAATTGAAGTAA
- a CDS encoding glycosyltransferase family 4 protein: protein MKRILYLHAGAEMYGADKVLLELIKGLDCQEFEAHVILPNDGVLVEALRQVGAQVSVLDYPILRRKYFNLKGIADYIRSYNFYAKQIALYARAHSIDMVHNNTAAVLEGIYLKRKLKLPLIWHVHEIIVKPKAISDFINMLMGRYADKIVTVSQAVANHIKQSPFIKDSQVEVIYNGVDNAVYYPMDASSIREKFDIAQDALVIGMIGRVNAIKGQNDFIEAVEPLLEKNEKVVAFLAGGVFPGEEWRLEELDKRIASSSVVSQIHRIDYYDKTSELYNMFDIFVLPSIKPDSLPTVVLEAMACSKPVVGYNNGGIAEMVVDGKSGCLVKPNRPQELSNAISLLLDSSEKREKFGRVGYQRQKELFSLESYIKNFSEFYDNLQ from the coding sequence ATGAAACGGATTTTATACTTGCATGCTGGTGCAGAAATGTATGGAGCAGATAAGGTTTTACTGGAATTGATCAAAGGATTAGATTGCCAAGAATTTGAAGCTCATGTCATCTTGCCAAATGATGGTGTTTTAGTCGAGGCCTTACGTCAAGTTGGGGCTCAGGTTAGCGTGCTGGATTATCCGATTTTACGAAGGAAGTATTTTAATCTCAAAGGCATTGCCGACTATATTCGCTCTTATAATTTCTATGCTAAGCAAATCGCCCTCTATGCTCGAGCACACAGTATAGATATGGTTCACAATAATACAGCGGCTGTTTTGGAGGGCATCTATTTGAAACGCAAGCTCAAGCTGCCTTTGATTTGGCATGTTCATGAGATTATCGTCAAACCCAAAGCTATTTCTGACTTTATCAATATGCTCATGGGACGATATGCAGACAAGATTGTGACGGTGTCCCAAGCGGTCGCTAATCATATCAAGCAGTCTCCCTTTATCAAAGATAGCCAAGTGGAAGTGATTTATAACGGTGTCGATAATGCTGTCTATTATCCAATGGATGCGTCTTCTATTCGTGAAAAATTTGACATTGCGCAAGATGCACTCGTGATTGGCATGATTGGTCGGGTCAATGCTATCAAAGGGCAAAATGATTTCATAGAAGCAGTCGAGCCACTTTTGGAAAAGAATGAGAAAGTGGTGGCTTTCCTAGCTGGAGGTGTTTTTCCTGGTGAAGAATGGCGCTTAGAAGAACTAGATAAGAGAATAGCTTCTTCATCTGTTGTGTCACAAATTCATCGTATTGATTACTACGATAAGACTTCTGAACTTTATAATATGTTTGATATCTTTGTTTTACCAAGTATAAAACCTGATTCCCTACCTACAGTAGTCCTAGAAGCCATGGCTTGTTCAAAACCAGTTGTTGGTTATAACAATGGGGGAATAGCTGAAATGGTAGTAGATGGCAAAAGTGGTTGCTTAGTCAAACCAAATCGTCCTCAAGAACTATCTAATGCCATTTCTCTATTACTAGATAGTTCTGAAAAAAGAGAAAAATTTGGGCGAGTAGGATATCAGAGACAAAAAGAGCTGTTTTCTTTGGAGAGTTACATCAAGAACTTCTCGGAATTTTATGATAATTTACAATAA